The Carassius carassius chromosome 9, fCarCar2.1, whole genome shotgun sequence genome includes a region encoding these proteins:
- the LOC132149648 gene encoding ATP-dependent RNA helicase DDX39A: protein MAENDVDNELLDYEEDEEPQGAPESAAPVGKKEVKGSYVSIHSSGFRDFLLKPELLRAIVDCGFEHPSEVQHECIPQAILGMDILCQAKSGMGKTAVFVLATLQQIEPVDGQVSVLVMCHTRELAFQISKEYERFSKYMPTVKVAVFFGGMSIKKDEDILKKSCPHIVVGTPGRILALVRNKTLNLKNVKHFVLDECDKMLEQLDMRRDVQDIFRLTPHEKQCMMFSATLSKEIRPVCRKFMQDPMEVFVDDETKLTLHGLQQYYCKLKDSEKNRKLFDLLDVLEFNQVVIFVKSVQRCVALSQLLVEQNFPAIAIHRGMAQEERLSRYQQFKDFQRRILVATNLFGRGMDIERVNIAFNYDMPEDSDTYLHRVARAGRFGTKGLAITFVSDETDAKILNDVQDRFEVNVAELPEEIDISTYIEQSR, encoded by the exons ATGGCTGAGAATGACGTTGACAACGAGCTGCTGGATTATGAAGAGGACGAGGAGCCCCAGGGGGCCCCGGAGAGCGCTGCTCCAGTGGGCAAGAAGGAGGTGAAGGGCTCGTATGTGTCCATCCACAGCTCGGGCTTCAGAGACTTTCTGCTCAAGCCGGAGCTGCTGAGGGCCATCGTGGACTGCGGTTTTGAGCATCCGTCTGAAG TGCAGCACGAATGCATCCCGCAGGCCATCCTCGGCATGGATATCCTGTGTCAGGCCAAGTCTGGTATGGGAAAGACCGCCGTGTTTGTGCTCGCTACCCTACAGCAGATCGAGCCGGTGGATGGACAG GTGTCAGTGCTGGTCATGTGTCACACGCGTGAGCTGGCGTTTCAGATCAGTAAGGAGTACGAGCGCTTCTCCAAGTACATGCCCACGGTGAAGGTGGCCGTGTTCTTCGGTGGCATGTCTATAAAGAAGGATGAGGATATCCTGAAGAAGAGCTGCCCTCACATCGTGGTGGGCACGCCGGGACGAATCCTCGCCCTGGTCCGAAACAAAACCCTCAACCTGAAGAACGTCAAGCACTTCGTTCTGGACGAGTGTGACAAGATGCTGGAGCAGCTGG ATATGAGACGTGACGTTCAGGACATCTTCAGACTGACCCCTCACGAGAAGCAGTGTATGATGTTCAGCGCAACCCTCAGCAAAGAGATTCGACCCGTCTGCCGCAAGTTCATGCAGGAC CCGATGGAGGTGTTTGTGGATGATGAGACGAAGCTGACTCTTCATGGTCTGCAGCAGTACTACTGCAAACTGAAGGACAGCGAGAAAAATCGCAAACTCTTCGACCTGCTCGACGTGCTGGAGTTCAACCAG GTGGTGATATTCGTAAAGTCTGTTCAGCGTTGTGTGGCACTTTCACAGTTACTGGTGGAGCAGAACTTTCCCGCCATCGCCATCCACAGAGGAATGGCTCAGGAAGAGAG GTTGTCTCGGTATCAGCAGTTCAAAGACTTTCAGAGGAGGATCCTAGTGGCCACAAATCTTTTCGGGCGAGGAATGGATATTGAGAGGGTCAACATCGCCTTCAACTACGACATGCCGGAGGACTCCGACACATATCTTCACAGG GTGGCTCGTGCGGGTCGCTTTGGCACCAAGGGTTTGGCCATCACATTTGTGTCAGACGAGACTGATGCAAAGATCCTGAACGACGTCCAGGACCGATTCGAGGTCAACGTGGCCGAGTTACCGGAGGAGATTGACATTTCCACTTACA TTGAACAGTCCAGATGA